In one Conger conger chromosome 5, fConCon1.1, whole genome shotgun sequence genomic region, the following are encoded:
- the vgll2a gene encoding transcription cofactor vestigial-like protein 2a isoform X1, translating to MSCLDVMYQVYGPPQPYFAAAYSPYHHQKLAFYSKMQEAQESISGSSSFSSHSGPTIKEEDCAREKDLPPEAEYINSRCVLFTYFQGDISSVVDEHFSRALSQPSSYVPSSSSNKSARGTSWRDGSFPMSQRSFPPSFWNSAYQPSVTASLSSSLSSALGAPHTELPFGTDPYSSASLHSHLHQPPPEPWHPAHHHHHHPYSLGGAIGAQGSAYPRPGVHEVYGTHFDPRYGSLLVPSVRPHRLTPGAVPTPGAPQCDIGKAEPASSAWTGAFTGAASDMGQGLSLNVDAGLQAQDKSKDLYWF from the exons ATGAGCTGCTTGGATGTTATGTATCAAGTTTATGGTCCACCACAACCGTATTTTGCAGCAGCGTATAGTCCCTATCATCATCAG AAACTAGCGTTTTACTCGAAAATGCAAGAAGCGCAAGAGAGCATCAGCGGAAGCAGTTCGTTTTCAAGCCACTCCGGGCCAACGATCAAGGAAGAGGACTGCGCGCGCGAGAAGGATCTCCCCCCCGAAGCGGAGTACATCAACTCTCGCTGCGTACTCTTCACCTACTTCCAGGGAGACATCAGCTCGGTGGTGGATGAACATTTTAGCCGTGCACTCAGCCAGCCCAGCAGCTACGTCCCCAGTTCCTCCAGTAACAAGTCTGCACGAGGTACTTCTTGGAGAG ACGGATCATTCCCCATGAGTCAGAGGAGCTTCCCGCCCTCCTTCTGGAACAGCGCGTACCAGCCGTCCGTCACAGCCTCTCTGAGCAGCAGCCTGAGCAGCGCCCTGGGGGCCCCGCACACGGAGCTTCCCTTCGGCACGGACCCCTACTCCAGCGCCTCCCTGCACAGCCACCTCCACCAGCCCCCGCCCGAGCCCTGGCACCccgcccaccaccaccaccaccacccctacTCGCTGGGCGGCGCCATCGGGGCGCAGGGCTCAGCCTACCCGCGGCCGGGCGTGCACGAGGTGTACGGCACGCACTTCGACCCCCGCTACGGCTCGCTCCTGGTGCCCTCGGTCCGGCCGCACCGCCTCACGCCCGGCGCCGTGCCCACGCCCGGCGCCCCGCAGTGCGACATCGGCAAGGCCGAGCCCGCCAGCTCGGCTTGGACGGGGGCCTTCACGGGGGCGGCCTCCGACATGGGCCAGGGCCTCAGCCTGAACGTGGATGCAG gATTGCAGGCCCAGGATAAGAGCAAGGACTTGTACTGGTTTTAG
- the vgll2a gene encoding transcription cofactor vestigial-like protein 2a isoform X2: MSCLDVMYQVYGPPQPYFAAAYSPYHHQKLAFYSKMQEAQESISGSSSFSSHSGPTIKEEDCAREKDLPPEAEYINSRCVLFTYFQGDISSVVDEHFSRALSQPSSYVPSSSSNKSARGTSWRDGSFPMSQRSFPPSFWNSAYQPSVTASLSSSLSSALGAPHTELPFGTDPYSSASLHSHLHQPPPEPWHPAHHHHHHPYSLGGAIGAQGSAYPRPGVHEVYGTHFDPRYGSLLVPSVRPHRLTPGAVPTPGAPQCDIGKAEPASSAWTGAFTGAASDMGQGLSLNVDAARRYTLCGGTLLS, translated from the exons ATGAGCTGCTTGGATGTTATGTATCAAGTTTATGGTCCACCACAACCGTATTTTGCAGCAGCGTATAGTCCCTATCATCATCAG AAACTAGCGTTTTACTCGAAAATGCAAGAAGCGCAAGAGAGCATCAGCGGAAGCAGTTCGTTTTCAAGCCACTCCGGGCCAACGATCAAGGAAGAGGACTGCGCGCGCGAGAAGGATCTCCCCCCCGAAGCGGAGTACATCAACTCTCGCTGCGTACTCTTCACCTACTTCCAGGGAGACATCAGCTCGGTGGTGGATGAACATTTTAGCCGTGCACTCAGCCAGCCCAGCAGCTACGTCCCCAGTTCCTCCAGTAACAAGTCTGCACGAGGTACTTCTTGGAGAG ACGGATCATTCCCCATGAGTCAGAGGAGCTTCCCGCCCTCCTTCTGGAACAGCGCGTACCAGCCGTCCGTCACAGCCTCTCTGAGCAGCAGCCTGAGCAGCGCCCTGGGGGCCCCGCACACGGAGCTTCCCTTCGGCACGGACCCCTACTCCAGCGCCTCCCTGCACAGCCACCTCCACCAGCCCCCGCCCGAGCCCTGGCACCccgcccaccaccaccaccaccacccctacTCGCTGGGCGGCGCCATCGGGGCGCAGGGCTCAGCCTACCCGCGGCCGGGCGTGCACGAGGTGTACGGCACGCACTTCGACCCCCGCTACGGCTCGCTCCTGGTGCCCTCGGTCCGGCCGCACCGCCTCACGCCCGGCGCCGTGCCCACGCCCGGCGCCCCGCAGTGCGACATCGGCAAGGCCGAGCCCGCCAGCTCGGCTTGGACGGGGGCCTTCACGGGGGCGGCCTCCGACATGGGCCAGGGCCTCAGCCTGAACGTGGATGCAG CTCGACGCTACACTCTTTGTGGTGGGACCCTCCTGAGCTGA